From the Paraflavitalea soli genome, the window TCTTCATATACGACATCCCCAGGTTATGGCATTTCCTGGTACAGGAGCTGCCTACGAAAGCCAATAAGCTCGTGCCGCGCTTCTCCGATAAGAAACTCAAAGCCGTACGTACCACCGGGAGAGTAGCGTTCCTGCTCTTTATCCTCCTCTTTGGGTATAAAACCTTCGACAACTATACCCACGATCCTTACAAAGTACCCAAAACAGCTGGCCTCCGCGATTCCTATGGTTTCTACAATGTAAAGGAGTTCGTGTTGAACCACGATACCATCCCTTATTCCAATACCGATCCCAATCGCTGGCAGGATGTGATCTTTGAAAAATGGAGCACCCTTACCATCAAGGTCAACCGGCCCGTGAAGATCGATTTCTCCAGCGGTGAAAAAGTAGCAGAGAAAGACATCGACAGGAACTATGAACTGGCCGGCCTCGCTGGCCGCCATTATTTCTACTACGATGCCGATACTGTCAACCATACCCTGGCCCTGCAGAATAAGAACATTCATCACCGCAACGAAAAACTGTCCCTGCAATATGCTTTTCCCAATGATTCCACCATTATACTGAATGGCATCAATGAGAACAGCGATTCCATACACGTAGTCCTCAACAGGATCAATAAAAAATACATGATGTTTGAAGGTCGTCGCCGGCCTGTAAAAATTTAAGCATATGTCAACCACCACCATCAACCTTGCCTTGCCCGCTGAGGCCAGGGTACTCGAAGAACAAGCCGCTGCCAATGGGGCGCCCGTATCACCCCTCACACCCTGGTCGCCATTTACCAAATTGGCTTTCCGCATTGGCTTCCTCTACATGCTCTTCCTGTGTATCCCTACCTATCCCAAATTCTATGAGCACCTCTTTGGTCTTCGATGGGGCAAGATCACCTACCACGACTTCCAGAGCATAGTAGCTTTCTGGCCACCCCAGTTGGTGCTCATCGAATCCGAGGAAGGCGTATTCGGTTTACTCAACTACATCAACCTCATCCTTGTATTTGTGGCCGCCATCGTTGGTGGCCTCATCTGGACCGCCTTCGACAGGAAAACGCCGCGTTACGATAAACTCTATTATTGGATCAGGGTACTGGCCCGTTACCGCCTGGCCTATGGTATGATAGGGTGGGGCCTCAAAAAAGCATTCCCCATGCAAATGGTCTATCCCACCATGGGCATGCTCAATACCCCCTTTGTCGACATGGCCGAAAAGAAATTATACTGGTCCCATGTAGGCGTCTCTTTTGGCTATACCATATTCCTGGGTTTTGCAGAGATCGTTCCCGGTCTCCTCCTATTGCATAGAAAGACCGCTGTACTGGGTGCTGCCCTCGCTGCCGTGGTTACTTTCAATATCTGTATCGCCAACCATGTCTATGATGCCGGCGTAGCTGTACCGGCTGCTTATTTTGCCATCATTGGCACCTATATCGCCTGGTACGAACTGCCCAAAATATGGAGACTCGTAGTGCAGGAAAAGGACATCACCTATGCAAAAAGATATTATCCCGTATTCCCCCAAAAGTGGAAGCGCAACCTCCGTACAGGGATTAAAATCACATTTAATTTCATCTTTGTTCCCCTCGCTGCTGCCATGTGGGCCTACGGCTTTTTCTATGGGAATAATTACAATATCCCCAGCACACCGGGACTGCCGGAAGCCAAAGGCACCTACACAGTGACCGAATTCAGGGTAAACAATAAATGGATACCTTACAACCCAGGTGATTCTATAAGGTGGCAGGATGCTATCTTTGAGAACTGGTCAACCCTGAGCTATAAGGTCAACCGGGGAGCCATTGCAGACAGGATGATCGGGTATTCGCCCCTGCGGGTAAAGGATGATAAGAAGAACAACAAGCTCAACCAGGTCAATACCCAGGATTCAGACCAGCTGGCCAAACAAAAGAAGAACCGCGATCTCGGCGTTACCCGCTGGGAAGTAGGCGGGATGGCTGGCGACAGGCGCTACTTCTTTTATACCGCTGATACCGTAAAGAAAGTATTGTACCTGCAAAACAAGAACAAGAACCACGACGACGAAACCCAGGTGCTGCATTACAGCAGGCCCACGCCCAACAGGATTATCCTTACCGGGTTGAATGAATTCAGGGATTCTATTTACGTGGTGCTCGACAGGACCGATAAGAAATACCCCCTGGTAGAAGGGCGGCAAACAACCATTAAAGCATTTTAAAAGACAGAACAACACATCAACATGTCATACGAAAACACAACCGTACCCGCCGCCACTTTGAACGCGGACGCCTTACCACCTTTGCCCGAGAAAAAAACTTTCCTTCAATCCCTCACCGAAGACTGGTGGGCTGTGCTCATCGGCAGCACTATCATTATCGGGGCACTGGTGATTGTGGCAGCCGTTACAGGTTTTAAATTCACTACACCCGTATACCAATGGGCTACCACAGACGATCTGTTGAGCAAAGTATTAACAGGCCCCAATCTCCTGCTCATTGCAGGCATTGGTGTATTGTTTGCTGTATTGTCTTCCGTGGCCATTGGACTTTCCGGCGGCAGCATCAGCAAATACCTCACCGGGTTTTCACTGGTATTTGTAATAGGAATTATTTCACTGATCATTGCGGGTAACAAGACCATCAATTACTACGGCGTGGAATATGTAGTATTTGCCCTGCTCATCGGTTTGCTGATTGGCAACCTCACCAAAATACCCGACTGGCTGCGTGAAGCTGCCCGCTCTGAATTCTTCATCAAGACCGGCCTCGTCATACTGGGAAGTAGTATACTCTTTACCGACATAGTAAAAGCAGGTTTGCCCGGCATCCTGCAGGCCGTATTGGTGGTAAGTGTGGTATGGTTCTTTGCCCTGTGGCTGAGCCGGAAGTTAAAAGTAGATGATGAGTTTGGTGTCATCCTGGCTTCAGCTGTCGCCATCTGTGGTGTGTCCGCCGCCATTGTTGCTGCCGGGGCCATCAAAGGTGATAAGAAGAAACTGTCCTATGTTACCACCCTGGTATTACTGGTGGCCATTCCCATGATGATCCTGCAGCCCTGGCTCATAAAAGTGTTGAACATCCCGGAAGTAGTGGGAGGCGCCTGGCTGGGTGGCACACTCGATACTACCGCCACCGTTACTGCCGCCGCCGCTCTCGTAGGGCCTGCAGCGTTGAAAGCCGGTGTGATCATTAAGTTTTCACAGAATGTACTGATAGGGGTGGCTGCTTTCTTCATTGCCATCTG encodes:
- a CDS encoding YeiH family protein, which translates into the protein MSYENTTVPAATLNADALPPLPEKKTFLQSLTEDWWAVLIGSTIIIGALVIVAAVTGFKFTTPVYQWATTDDLLSKVLTGPNLLLIAGIGVLFAVLSSVAIGLSGGSISKYLTGFSLVFVIGIISLIIAGNKTINYYGVEYVVFALLIGLLIGNLTKIPDWLREAARSEFFIKTGLVILGSSILFTDIVKAGLPGILQAVLVVSVVWFFALWLSRKLKVDDEFGVILASAVAICGVSAAIVAAGAIKGDKKKLSYVTTLVLLVAIPMMILQPWLIKVLNIPEVVGGAWLGGTLDTTATVTAAAALVGPAALKAGVIIKFSQNVLIGVAAFFIAIWWTYRKGANATGSGLSLSKPTTAALDADLSPSKPSPTEKPGLGVVWERFPKFVLGFIAASLIFSFLIPVDTAKSVGGILNSLRTVWFALAFVAIGLEARFTDLVKIEGGRPAIAFVGAQLFNILWTLIWAWLLFGGILLAAPDIK